The window ATCAGCGGCAGGTTCAGCAGGAGGAGCAGCACGTTGCCGATCCACATCGACGCGATCAGGCCCCAGAACAGTGCCGGTTCGTCGGTGAGGACGTTCGGGCCGGGGGTTATGCCGTGGACGATGAACGCGCCGACCATCAGTGCCATCACCGGGTGCGCCGGCAGGCCCAGGGTGAGCAGCGGGATGAACGACGTCTGTGCGGCGGCGTTGTTCGCCGACTCGGGGCCGGCGACACCCTCGATCGCACCACGCCCGAACTCCTGCGGCCGTTTCGAGATCCGCTTCTCGACGGCGTACGAGGTGAACGAGGCCAGCACGTGGCCACCGCCGGGCAGGACGCCGAGCGCGGCGCCGAGACCGGTGCCCCGCAGGATCGGGCCGACGATCCGGCGCCGGTCCTCGCGGGTCGGCCAGAGGCTCGTCACCTTGCTGATGACCGCCGCGCGGGTGTGCTCGTTCTCCAGGTTGCGCAGGATCTCGGCCACCCCGAACATGCCGACGGCGACCGAGACGAAGTCGATGCCGCCGTACAGCTCGCGCTGGTCGAGCACGAACCGGGGCGTGCCGGTGTAGATGTCCTGTCCGACCGTGCCGAGCAGGACGCCGAGCGCGATCATCGCCAGTGCCTTGAGCGCCGTGCCACGGGCCAGCGCGATCGACACGATCAGGCCGAGCAACACCAGCGAGAAGTATTCGGCCGGGCCGAACTTCAGCGCCACGCGGGCCAGCGGTGGGGCCGCGACGGCGAGCGCGACGGTGGCCACCGTACCCGCGATGAAGGAACCGATCGCGGCGGCGGCCAGGGCCGCGCCGGCCCGGCCCTGCCGGGCCATCTCGTGCCCGTCCAGGGCGGTGACCGCCGCCGACGACTCACCGGGCAGATTGATCAGGATGGCGGTCGTCGACCCGCCG of the Micromonospora sp. NBC_01796 genome contains:
- a CDS encoding tripartite tricarboxylate transporter permease codes for the protein MELLDNLALGFSTAFLVQNVLYCFVGVLLGTAVGVLPGIGPTATVAMLLPITFSFEPVTALIMLAGIYYGAQYGGSTTAILINLPGESSAAVTALDGHEMARQGRAGAALAAAAIGSFIAGTVATVALAVAAPPLARVALKFGPAEYFSLVLLGLIVSIALARGTALKALAMIALGVLLGTVGQDIYTGTPRFVLDQRELYGGIDFVSVAVGMFGVAEILRNLENEHTRAAVISKVTSLWPTREDRRRIVGPILRGTGLGAALGVLPGGGHVLASFTSYAVEKRISKRPQEFGRGAIEGVAGPESANNAAAQTSFIPLLTLGLPAHPVMALMVGAFIVHGITPGPNVLTDEPALFWGLIASMWIGNVLLLLLNLPLIGLWVRMLRIPYQVLFPMIILFAAIGTYSLAFNAYDVYAIAFFGILGYILIKCGCEPAPLLLGFVLGPLLEENLRRALIISRGDASVFLTRPISAVLLALAVAALVVAVLPAIHRRREVVFAEEE